The window TGCTCAAACTACTTCAAACAATGAAGCGAATTTGTCAAATGATTCGTTATCTGTTTTTAATATAAATCGCCAAGTAAATAATGAGGCATTTAAAGTCGGCGAATCTCTAAAATTTGTGATCCGGTATGGCCCTATTCAGGCTGGATATGCTTATTTAGAGATTTTACAAGTGAGGGATGTAAATGGCCGTCGATGTTTTGAGGTCACTTCCCGAGCTGAATCAAATAATTTTTTTTCGACTTTTTATAAAGTTCGTGACAAGACGGTTTCATTAATGGATTCCGTAGGATTGTATTCGTGGCATTTCTCTAAAAAAATACGTGAGGGCAAATATCGGGCAGATATCGAGGTTATTTTTGATCAACCGAATTATCGTGTGATTACTAAAAAAGATACCATTAAAACGCCGGCTTATGTGCAAGATCCGTTGTCTTCTCTTTATTTCCTTCGAACTCAAAATATTGAAGTAGGGAAATCCTACTTCATCGATCATTTTTCCGGGAAGAAATTATATCCTTTAACAGTTCGCGTGTTGCGTAAGGAAACCATTCGGGTGCGGGCTGGGAAATTCACTTGTTTGGTTGTTGAGCCGGTTCTAAAAGACGCCGGGGTTTTTAACAGCAAGGGAGATGTTACAGTATGGTTGACAGATGACCGGTATAGAATCCCGGTATTAATGAAAAGCAAAATTTTAGTTGGTTCGATTATTGCCGAATTGATTGAATATAAGGGCGTACTTCCGAGCGGTTAAGGTGCAATTTTTAAATTGATTTTACAAACAGAAATAGCTCTATATTTTTTGTTTTTCTATTCATTCTACTCTTTTAATAAAATATTTTCTAAACAAAAAAGTAGAAACAAATGCTTAATATTGTGAGATTGATCCATCTAATAAATAATGCTGCTAACCTGTGAAAGAAATTCAGTTTATGCTGATTTAAGAACACCATGAATTGATTGAAAAAACTATGT is drawn from candidate division KSB1 bacterium and contains these coding sequences:
- a CDS encoding DUF3108 domain-containing protein, which encodes MNYKNITSIIVLLNLFLLVEGDAQTTSNNEANLSNDSLSVFNINRQVNNEAFKVGESLKFVIRYGPIQAGYAYLEILQVRDVNGRRCFEVTSRAESNNFFSTFYKVRDKTVSLMDSVGLYSWHFSKKIREGKYRADIEVIFDQPNYRVITKKDTIKTPAYVQDPLSSLYFLRTQNIEVGKSYFIDHFSGKKLYPLTVRVLRKETIRVRAGKFTCLVVEPVLKDAGVFNSKGDVTVWLTDDRYRIPVLMKSKILVGSIIAELIEYKGVLPSG